ACTGCTAAAATGGCGATACCGCAAGTAATGTTAATGAATAACATCATCCACAAATACCAGAACCTTTTTGTTTTTACAGCCTCATTCGCCATAAGCTGAGATAAATCCATTGTTGGTTTCGCTTTTCCATTTTGGATTTTTTCTTTAAAGCCTTCTGGCATCCACCCTTCCTCTGGCTTTTCAAGATAAAGAGAAGAAAGAGTCATAATGACAAAATAAGAGCTCCCTAATATGAAAAATGTATTTGCAACACCCACAGAAGTGATCAGCATGTTCATAATCGGGCTGCTGATTGCAGCTGCAAACCCAAAGCCCATGATCGCGAGTCCAGTCGCTAATCCTCGTCGATCTGGGAACCATTTTACCAGCGTTGAAACGGGAGCAATATAGCCTACCCCTAAGCCAATGCCGCCAAGCGCACCGTAAAAAAAGTATAATAACGATTTTGAACCTAAGTTAACAGCAAGACCTGAACCAATGATACCAATACCAAAGAATGTTGCTGCAAGTAATCCCGCTTTTCTTGGACCATGCTTCTCTACAAAGTGCCCCAGGAAAGCAGCAGACAAGCCTAAAAATAAAATCGCAATACTAAATGTTAGTGCCACTTCTGAATCAGACCAGCCAAATAATTCTTTTAGCGGGGCAGTAAAATTACTCCAAGCATAGACGGAACCAATTGAAATGTGAATTCCGACCGCTGATAAGGCAATTAGCCACCGGTTTTTTCTCTTTTTCATTAAGACCTCTCCCCAATGTAAACATTTTCATTAAACAAATCGTAAAAAAAACAAAAAAACCGTCATAAAGATTCATATCAAGAATTCCAAAAAACGGAATCCAAAAAGAATCCTTATAACGGTTTGCCTTAAACAGGAACGCTGCTAAGTACCAACAGTTATGGTATGTACCTACAATATGAGAGTAAGCTCTCTTAACCGATAAACAGGGTCGCTGTTTCGTATTAGTAGAGTCTCATATTTTATGAGAAATGATATTTCACAATTTGTTCACAATTTAATTTTATATTAACATGGTCGCGGATTCATTACAATAGATATATTTCATTATTCCCTTATATACCAAACCTTTGCAATCAAATCATTCTTTATCTCATAAATGGCCATTAAGCTTGAACTTTCGC
This genomic stretch from Neobacillus niacini harbors:
- a CDS encoding OFA family MFS transporter: MKKRKNRWLIALSAVGIHISIGSVYAWSNFTAPLKELFGWSDSEVALTFSIAILFLGLSAAFLGHFVEKHGPRKAGLLAATFFGIGIIGSGLAVNLGSKSLLYFFYGALGGIGLGVGYIAPVSTLVKWFPDRRGLATGLAIMGFGFAAAISSPIMNMLITSVGVANTFFILGSSYFVIMTLSSLYLEKPEEGWMPEGFKEKIQNGKAKPTMDLSQLMANEAVKTKRFWYLWMMLFINITCGIAILAVAKPLAMESIGIDMAAAAALVGAIGIFNGLGRIGWASLSDIIGRPTTYTAFFVLQMIIFFILPDVSINWLFICLLIVVYTCYGGGFSAVPAFIGDIFGTKQLGAIHGYILTAWAAAGLVGPLFAAWIKDTTGSYSGSLTFFSGLFVVALIISLLIRLDIKKLKAQQGVDSSSKNQAS